One region of Phaeocystidibacter marisrubri genomic DNA includes:
- a CDS encoding right-handed parallel beta-helix repeat-containing protein — MLKTFFTITLAVLGLSISANTIVVTSTNPTGTGSLDSAITAAAPSDTITFDSSLLSGGNAVISGILNYSITKPLTILGVELNGNRVVLDGQSLHRIFDVNLAGMDSARTVRFLNLDFINGSTPDINDKNGGAIQIISAHEVTIENCRFSNCYGHMGGSVLYSRIVAPSTNTLNYLNITHSEFSNNTVGQNTPGNGLIKTTGTENISIQNCHFHDNINVSISISYSDSIAIQNSLFEDNGDSAAFATGLCVNVINSNHLSVDSSEFRNNFSIQGGTGLSAYTNQSLKLSNSTFTRNTSSLAGGGAFVRCDDPNKALVENCLFYKNKANDGGGLNAFNARLIGCTIRSNVATFHGGGLACRIYTELIDCQLDSNQAGTNAGGILSFSEELLVKRSTFAYNTSNGTGGAIQSSGSPSYSPVVQIQESTFAYNQGNEGGFIYSSDDGYIQIENSTLIGNTATTDGSLLYYHEIDSISFKSTIVLNHGTASQAVKRNRFASGPVHFKSGGFNLLGPELGLNFQYTDITNATATDANLGTLSNNGNTVLTMLPQTGSKAINSGSPGNFTIAQNDSIRAGRRDRGAAESTLFPNYEIEENTVCDSLYINNQWVDSSGTYTSTYTNVAGADSTFVNILTIIPSFHQIDSVQSCQPFTWRDGNIYQTDTTAAWEFVKTGGCDSTYTLHFSRLNKTDSITVYVSSCDSTSWIDGQWYKSDTITPWINLTSMYQCDSLVRLDFEKLEPTDTGFMFVNTCYQYTWIDGKPYATDTTAHYTLTGSNGCDSVVELQLDYEAMYPFAFETQGTLRVLPQPSVVQWVDCATWLPISGIGDTTHFTPTSNGSYAAILINAFCTDTTNCITVTGINLAEEESNHIYIYPNPTASSFSVIYPEGWGYTNLVIMDVTGRSVFEKLNYRTGEEVVPQLPPGNYIVRLRSANGNVIEKRLVMYNE; from the coding sequence ATGCTGAAAACGTTCTTCACTATTACTTTAGCAGTTCTAGGACTCTCGATTTCTGCAAATACAATTGTGGTAACATCTACAAATCCCACCGGAACTGGGAGTTTAGATTCTGCCATTACTGCGGCAGCACCTTCAGACACTATAACATTTGACTCCTCCCTTTTGTCCGGAGGAAACGCGGTTATTTCTGGAATATTGAACTACAGTATCACCAAACCGCTTACCATTCTTGGAGTTGAATTGAACGGAAACCGCGTTGTCCTCGATGGGCAAAGTCTGCATCGTATTTTCGACGTCAACCTCGCAGGCATGGATTCTGCTCGCACTGTTCGCTTCCTAAATCTCGATTTTATCAATGGAAGCACACCGGACATCAACGATAAAAATGGAGGAGCCATTCAAATCATCAGCGCACATGAAGTCACTATAGAGAATTGTCGGTTCAGCAATTGTTACGGACACATGGGTGGGTCTGTGTTGTATTCTCGTATCGTCGCCCCGAGCACAAACACCTTGAACTACCTGAATATTACTCATTCAGAGTTTAGCAACAATACGGTAGGACAAAACACGCCAGGAAACGGTCTTATTAAAACCACAGGCACAGAGAATATTTCTATCCAAAATTGTCACTTTCACGACAATATCAATGTTTCGATTTCTATCAGCTACTCAGATTCTATCGCTATTCAGAATTCGCTTTTTGAAGATAATGGTGATTCTGCCGCCTTTGCTACTGGCCTTTGTGTAAACGTTATCAATTCTAATCATCTGTCAGTCGACTCTTCAGAGTTTCGGAACAATTTCTCTATTCAAGGAGGTACAGGCCTATCAGCTTACACGAATCAATCATTGAAATTGAGCAACAGCACATTCACTAGAAACACATCTTCTTTGGCCGGAGGAGGTGCCTTTGTACGCTGTGACGATCCCAACAAAGCACTCGTAGAAAACTGTCTGTTTTATAAGAACAAAGCGAATGACGGAGGTGGCTTGAATGCATTCAATGCCAGATTAATTGGCTGTACGATTCGATCGAATGTAGCTACGTTTCATGGAGGAGGGTTGGCTTGCCGAATTTATACAGAGCTTATCGACTGTCAATTGGATTCCAATCAGGCCGGAACCAACGCAGGCGGCATCCTCAGTTTCTCAGAAGAACTCTTGGTGAAGAGAAGCACTTTTGCCTACAACACTTCAAATGGAACTGGAGGTGCAATACAGAGTTCTGGATCACCTAGTTACTCTCCTGTTGTTCAGATTCAGGAAAGCACCTTTGCTTACAACCAAGGTAATGAAGGAGGATTTATCTACTCGTCTGACGATGGATATATTCAAATAGAAAACAGCACTTTGATAGGCAACACAGCCACTACCGATGGAAGCCTGCTTTATTACCACGAAATAGATTCGATTTCATTCAAAAGCACGATTGTACTGAATCACGGCACGGCCTCTCAAGCTGTAAAGAGAAACCGTTTTGCTTCCGGGCCTGTACATTTCAAAAGCGGAGGCTTTAATCTCTTAGGCCCCGAACTTGGGCTAAATTTCCAGTATACAGATATCACTAACGCAACTGCGACTGATGCCAACTTAGGCACTCTTTCAAACAATGGGAACACCGTCCTTACTATGCTGCCCCAAACGGGTTCAAAAGCGATTAACTCAGGTAGCCCTGGCAACTTTACAATCGCTCAAAACGATTCCATCAGAGCGGGTAGACGTGATCGCGGAGCAGCAGAAAGCACGTTGTTTCCCAATTACGAAATAGAAGAAAATACGGTCTGTGATTCCCTGTATATTAACAACCAATGGGTAGATTCTAGCGGTACTTATACATCGACGTATACAAATGTTGCAGGAGCAGACAGTACGTTTGTGAACATCCTCACTATTATTCCTTCATTTCATCAAATCGATAGCGTTCAATCTTGTCAGCCTTTCACTTGGCGAGACGGGAACATCTATCAAACGGATACCACTGCCGCTTGGGAGTTTGTCAAAACAGGAGGATGTGATAGTACGTATACCCTGCACTTTTCCCGATTGAATAAAACAGACAGTATTACCGTATATGTCTCCTCTTGCGATTCCACTTCTTGGATAGACGGACAGTGGTACAAATCGGACACCATTACACCATGGATCAACCTAACCTCCATGTACCAATGCGATAGTTTAGTGCGACTGGATTTTGAAAAACTAGAACCCACCGACACAGGATTTATGTTCGTAAATACCTGTTATCAATACACATGGATTGATGGAAAGCCCTATGCCACCGATACAACGGCACACTACACATTAACGGGTTCTAATGGCTGCGACAGCGTTGTTGAATTACAATTGGATTACGAAGCAATGTATCCCTTTGCCTTTGAAACTCAGGGTACGCTTCGAGTCTTACCACAACCTTCCGTTGTTCAATGGGTAGATTGTGCTACTTGGCTACCTATCTCAGGAATTGGAGACACCACTCATTTCACCCCCACCTCCAACGGATCCTACGCTGCCATCCTAATCAATGCCTTTTGCACGGATACAACCAATTGTATTACGGTTACTGGAATCAATCTTGCTGAAGAAGAGTCTAACCACATCTACATCTACCCCAACCCCACTGCGTCATCCTTTAGCGTGATCTATCCAGAAGGATGGGGTTACACAAATCTTGTGATTATGGATGTAACAGGAAGATCCGTCTTCGAAAAACTCAATTACCGCACGGGTGAAGAAGTAGTCCCTCAACTCCCTCCTGGAAATTATATCGTCCGGTTAAGAAGCGCTAATGGAAATGTGATTGAGAAGCGACTGGTGATGTATAACGAGTAA
- the rnr gene encoding ribonuclease R, whose amino-acid sequence MSKKKKNRRASGSSGRTADLSDIRQKTLTLFERNANKSFNYKQVASRLGLIPSEVRQNLETLLKQLTEKGDLIEVDRGKYKLKFRANHVEGVVDMTTSGNAYIVNDKTEADVLVKAGNLKHALHGDRVKILLYARSRNKRLEGEVVEILERKRTEFVGTVEMGKSYAFVVPDSTKMQVDLYIPQEKLNGANHGEKVIARLADWPERASSPFGEIIKVLGVPGDHNVEIHSILAEYGLPYEFPPEVEAVAEKIPMEIPEDEIAKRRDMRGVTTFTIDPADAKDFDDALSLEKLDNGQWRVGIHIADVSHFVTPGSLLDEEAVERATSVYLVDRVVPMLPEKLSNGVCSLRPNEDKLTFSAIFDMDEDGTVRQKWFGRTAIHSDHRFAYEDAQAIIEGGDGPLKAEILTLDGIAKKLRKDRMKNGAISFDKREVKFHLNENNEPTGVYFKESKDANHLIEEFMLLANREVAAFVGRAKDGEPSGRTMVYRIHDNPDPTKLIDLSNFVKQFGYSISTRGRKAISASLNKMLKDVKGSGEANMIETLTVRSMAKAVYSTANIGHYGLAFDYYTHFTSPIRRYPDVLVHRLLQDYLDKKPAAPADPIEELCEHSSDREKMAAMAERESIKYMQAKYLEQFVGEEFSGVITGVTDWGVFVELNDNYCEGMIRIRDFKDDYYIFDEKNHQIIGESSGRIYQLGDAMRIRVKNVDLEKKQIDFTPIRSGHGRD is encoded by the coding sequence ATGAGTAAAAAGAAAAAGAATAGACGGGCATCGGGCTCGTCTGGTCGGACGGCCGACCTGAGCGATATTCGCCAAAAAACACTGACCTTATTTGAGCGCAATGCCAATAAGAGTTTTAACTACAAACAAGTTGCCTCTCGCTTGGGCCTCATCCCATCTGAAGTGCGTCAGAATCTGGAAACTCTTCTGAAACAACTCACAGAAAAAGGTGACCTTATAGAAGTAGATCGAGGCAAGTACAAACTGAAGTTTAGAGCCAATCATGTGGAAGGTGTTGTTGATATGACAACATCCGGAAACGCCTATATTGTGAACGACAAAACGGAAGCCGATGTCCTCGTAAAAGCGGGCAACTTGAAGCACGCATTGCACGGCGACCGAGTTAAAATCCTCTTGTATGCACGTTCTAGAAATAAGCGCTTAGAAGGTGAAGTGGTTGAAATTCTGGAGCGCAAGAGAACGGAATTTGTCGGAACGGTTGAAATGGGCAAGTCCTACGCCTTTGTGGTCCCTGACAGCACTAAGATGCAAGTGGACCTCTACATTCCTCAAGAGAAACTCAACGGTGCTAATCACGGTGAAAAGGTGATTGCGCGTTTGGCCGATTGGCCTGAACGTGCGAGCTCTCCCTTTGGTGAAATCATCAAAGTGTTGGGAGTTCCTGGGGATCACAACGTAGAGATTCATTCAATTTTGGCCGAATATGGATTGCCCTATGAATTCCCTCCAGAGGTAGAAGCGGTAGCGGAAAAAATTCCAATGGAGATTCCAGAGGATGAAATCGCAAAACGACGCGATATGAGGGGCGTGACCACATTTACCATCGACCCTGCTGACGCCAAAGACTTTGACGACGCTCTGTCACTAGAGAAACTGGACAATGGTCAATGGAGAGTGGGTATTCACATTGCCGATGTCTCTCACTTTGTAACACCAGGCTCCCTTCTAGACGAAGAAGCCGTGGAACGCGCAACCAGTGTTTATCTGGTAGATCGAGTGGTTCCTATGTTGCCGGAAAAACTCTCCAACGGGGTATGTAGCCTTCGCCCCAATGAAGATAAACTAACCTTCTCTGCCATCTTTGATATGGATGAAGATGGAACGGTACGCCAAAAGTGGTTCGGCCGTACCGCGATTCACTCCGACCACCGCTTTGCATACGAAGACGCACAAGCCATTATTGAAGGTGGAGATGGTCCATTAAAAGCTGAAATACTCACCCTTGATGGTATCGCCAAAAAACTGCGCAAAGACAGGATGAAGAATGGCGCCATTAGCTTCGACAAGCGCGAAGTAAAATTCCACTTGAACGAAAACAACGAACCAACAGGTGTGTACTTCAAGGAGTCTAAAGATGCGAACCATCTCATTGAAGAGTTCATGCTTTTGGCTAACCGAGAAGTTGCAGCTTTTGTAGGTAGAGCCAAGGACGGCGAGCCGAGCGGCAGAACCATGGTTTACCGTATTCACGACAATCCAGATCCTACCAAATTGATCGATCTTTCCAACTTTGTGAAGCAATTTGGATATAGCATTTCTACCCGAGGAAGGAAGGCGATTTCTGCCTCATTGAATAAAATGCTCAAGGATGTAAAAGGTTCAGGTGAGGCTAACATGATTGAAACGCTAACCGTTCGCTCTATGGCAAAAGCAGTCTATAGCACGGCCAACATTGGCCACTACGGACTAGCTTTCGATTATTACACACACTTTACCTCACCTATTCGTCGATATCCAGACGTGCTGGTTCACCGACTTCTTCAAGACTATCTCGACAAAAAACCAGCAGCACCTGCGGATCCGATTGAAGAACTCTGCGAGCATTCATCCGACCGAGAGAAGATGGCAGCCATGGCAGAAAGAGAGTCCATTAAGTACATGCAAGCCAAGTACCTCGAGCAATTTGTGGGCGAGGAGTTCTCTGGTGTTATTACTGGTGTAACTGACTGGGGCGTGTTTGTTGAGCTGAACGATAACTACTGTGAAGGCATGATTCGCATTCGTGATTTTAAGGATGATTACTACATCTTTGACGAGAAGAATCATCAAATCATTGGCGAATCATCGGGTCGTATTTATCAACTTGGTGATGCTATGCGCATTCGAGTGAAAAACGTCGATTTGGAGAAAAAACAAATCGACTTTACCCCAATACGCTCCGGACACGGACGCGATTAG
- a CDS encoding nucleoside deaminase has product MELDLYSDERFMREALKEAVKAWDMDEVPVGAIVVSQNRIIARAHNLTERLQDVTAHAEMQAITAAANHIGAKYLTDCTLYVTLEPCSMCAGALFWSQVGKVVYGASDPKRGYISQAGKLHPRTEVVSGIEAEACSDLLVEFFRKKR; this is encoded by the coding sequence ATGGAATTGGACCTGTATTCAGATGAGCGCTTTATGCGCGAGGCATTGAAAGAAGCCGTTAAGGCATGGGATATGGATGAAGTTCCGGTCGGTGCCATCGTAGTGAGTCAAAACAGAATCATTGCAAGAGCGCACAACTTAACCGAACGACTCCAAGACGTTACAGCTCACGCTGAAATGCAGGCCATCACGGCAGCTGCCAATCACATCGGGGCAAAATACCTCACAGATTGCACGCTATACGTCACTCTAGAGCCCTGTTCGATGTGTGCGGGTGCCCTGTTTTGGTCGCAGGTAGGCAAAGTGGTTTACGGTGCCTCCGATCCTAAACGAGGCTATATTTCTCAAGCTGGAAAACTGCACCCAAGAACAGAAGTGGTTTCTGGAATAGAAGCGGAAGCATGCTCTGACCTGTTGGTGGAGTTTTTCAGGAAGAAGAGGTAG